From the genome of Aphelocoma coerulescens isolate FSJ_1873_10779 unplaced genomic scaffold, UR_Acoe_1.0 HiC_scaffold_97, whole genome shotgun sequence, one region includes:
- the LOC138102658 gene encoding uncharacterized serine/threonine-protein kinase SBK3-like, which produces MEAPPEAAAAEEEEEEEDEDDDEESVARAQERLLRALMERTGRELPRRELERDWFILGELGSGSYGRVVLAEPRHGGARVALKLLRKERTGRGGFLREFCTQRCLRGALGCLRALPPPFETGTEFGFAQELAPAGDLCGLLTPGVGLPEPQVKRCAAQVAAALGYLHGHALVHRDLKLDNVLAFDRECHLVKLGDFGLTRVLGYQVCPASSPAPYAAPELWHLRGAGARLRLEPALDTWAFGVLLFALLTGAFPWASPAASDPAFRRFRAWHGRTCAGEARLAPPSAWRGLGEAARGLLRGLLHPEPGRRCPPGEVLR; this is translated from the exons ATGGAGGCGCCGCCGGAGGCCGCTGccgccgaggaggaggaggaggaggaggatgaagatgaCGACGAGGAGTCGGTGGCGCGCGCCCAGGAGCGGCTGCTGCGGGCGCTGATGGAGCGCACGGGCCGGGAGCTGCCCCGGCGGGAGCTGGAGCGcgactggtttatactgggagaactgggcaGCGGCTCCTACGGACGCGTGGTGCTGGCGGAGCCCCGGCACGGGG GTGCGCGGGTGGCGCTGAAGCTGCTGCGCAAGGAGCGCACGGGCCGGGGCGGCTTCCTGCGGGAGTTCTGCACCCAGCGCTGCCTGCGGGGGGCGCTCGGCTGCCTgcgggcgctgccgccgcccttCGAGACGGGCACCGAGTTCGGCTTCGCCCAGGAGCTGGCACCGGCCGGGGACCTGTGCGGGCTGCTGACACCTGGG gtggGCCTCCCGGAGCCGCAGGTGAAGCGCTGCGCCGCGCAGGTGGCCGCAGCCCTGGGCTACCTGCACGGCCACGCCCTGGTGCACCGCGACCTGAAGCTGGACAACGTGCTGGCCTTCGACCGCGAGTGCCACCTGGTCAAACTGGGCGACTTCGGCCTGACGCGGGTGTTGGGCTACCAGGTGTGCCCGGCCTCGAGCCCCGCGCCTTACGCCGCACCTGAGCTGTGGCacctgcgcggggccggggcgcggctGCGTTTGGAGCCCGCCTTGGACACCTGGGCCTTCGGCGTCCTCCTGTTCGCGCTGCTCACCGGCGCCTTCCCCTGGGCCTCACCTGCGGCCTCCGACCCCGCCTTCCGCCGCTTCCGCGCCTGGCACGGCCGCACCTGCGCAGGTGAGGCGCGGCTGGCACCGCCGAGCGcctggagggggctgggggaggcgGCGCGGGGGCTCCTGCGGGGGTTGCTGCACCCCGAGCCCGGCCGGCGCTGCCCACCTGGGGAGGTGCTCAG GTGA